The Atlantibacter hermannii genomic interval TGTCCCCCGGCTTCACGGAGGTGTCACCGTTCAGGTAGACCGCGCCGTCAATTTCCGGGGCATCCGCCATGCTGCGGCCAATTGCGCCTTCTTCGTCCACTTCATCAATGATAATCAGAATTTCGCGGCCCACTTTTTCCTGCAGGCGTTCGGCGGAAATCTGCTGTTGAAGCTGCATAAAGCGGTTCCAGCGTTCTTCTTTCACCTCTTCCGGGATTTGATCCGGCAGGTCATTGGCGCCAGCGCCTTCAACCGGGCTGTATTTGAAGCAGCCAACGCGATCCAGACGCGCTTCTTTCAGGAAATCGAGCAGCATCTGGAAATCTTCTTCGGTTTCACCCGGGAAACCGACAATAAAGGTAGAGCGCAGCGTCAGTTCCGGGCAGATTTCACGCCACTGTTTGATGCGCTGTAGCTGGCGATCCACTGAACCCGGGCGCTTCATCAGTTTCAGAATACGCGGGCTGGCGTGCTGCAACGGGATATCCAGGTAAGGCAGCACTTTGCCTTCGGCCATCAGCGGGATGACATCATCCACGTGCGGATACGGATAAACATAATGCAGGCGCGTCCAGATCCCCAGTTTAGCCAACTGCTCGCACAGCCCGACCATGCTGGTTTTAACCGGCTCGCCATTGTGGAAGCCCATGCGGTGTTTCACGTCAACGCCGTAGGCGGAGGTGTCCTGGGAGATCACCAGGATCTCTTTCACGCCCGCATCCACCAGGCGTTTAGCTTCAGAGAGCACCTCGCCAATCGGGCGGCTCACCAGATCGCCGCGCATCGACGGGATAATGCAGAAGGTGCAGCGATGGTTGCAGCCTTCAGAGATTTTCAGGTAGGCGTAATGACGCGGGGTCAGCTTGACGCCCTGCTCAGGCACCAGGCTTAAAAACGGATTGTGCTTAGGTTTCGGCACATAGTGATGCACATGTTCCAGCACCTGCTCGTAGCTGTGCGGCCCGGTAATTTCCAGTACCTTGGGGTGCACTTCGCGAATTTGATCTTCTTTGGCGCCAAGGCAGCCAGTCACAATCACCTTGCCGTTCTCGTTTAACGCTTCGCCAATGGCTTCCAGCGATTCCTGCACCGCGCTGTCGATAAATCCGCAGGTGTTAACAATCACCATATCGGCGTTGTCGTAGCTTGGCACTACGTCATAACCTTCGGTGCGCAGCTCGGTCAGAATGCGTTCGGAGTCCACCAGGTTTTTTGGGCAGCCCAGGGAGACGAAGCCGATTTTCGGCTGGTGGTGTGAAACATTGCTCATAGGTTAAAAAATCATCACGTCTGTAAGAATCAGGGGAAGATTCTACAGAGGTCCACGCAAAATTTGTACAGCTATCTTGCGAATTCCCCGCGCTTCGCGGTAGACGCGCCGCTGCGTTGAGGTTGTGGGAATGTAAATTATGTTAATGTGTGACATAAATTTGATTTAAGGCATGTGGGCGCTCAAAAAATAGCCATACTCTGTGTGTGCACATAAGATGTCGCACAGGGAGGATACCGTTATGTCCAGAGCCACACTCAAATACGAGTTGCAGCAGCAACTGATCGTGTCACGAAACTCACTTTCTGCGTATTTGAAGTTGAGAAAAGCGAAGGGATATATGTCGGTGGCGGAGAGCAATCATCTGCGCGACAGTTTGTTTGCGTTATGCACCACTTACCGGGAAAACTACCCGCGTTTGAAACTGGTGCTACACGAAGACGAACTGGCAGCGTTGCATCACGGGCTGGACGCGGCGTCCAGCGCGGCGGTGTGTTTAATGACCGGATGTCATGATTGCCCGCTCTATATTACGGTGGATGCCGAAAAACTGGAGCACGCCATTGATGCAATGAACCTGAGCCTGTGTCAACTTACCCATCATCAGGTTCCCGCAGAAGCCTGACCCGGGGGAGCGCTGCTCCCCCGATTTGTTAAAGGTTTTGTAAAAACCCCTACGTTACCCGACACGCTGGCTACCCTTATCGAAAACTGAGGAGAGAGCCATGAAACCGCGCGTGTCCCTTATCGCCGCTCTGTTAGTTATCGGCGCGTCTGCGCAGGCCCAGGATGTGAATGTCGAGGTGCTGCAAAGCAAGCTTGATCACCCCTGGTCACTGGCGTTTTTACCGGATAATCAGGGGATGCTGATTACCCTGCGCGGCGGCCAGCTTCAGCGCTGGCAGCCCGGCAAAGGGCTTTCCGATCCGGTGGTCGGCGTGCCGGACGTCTGGGTCGAAGGACAGGGCGGTTTGCTGGATGTGGTGCTGGCGCCCGATTTTGACCAGAGCCGTCGGGTGTGGCTGAGCTACGCCGAAGTGGGCAAAGACGGGAAAGCGGGGACTGCCGTGGGTTATGGCCGCCTCAGCGATGACTTCAAACGTCTTGAAAATTTCACCGTGGTATTCCGCCAGAACCCTAAAACTCTCCACCGGTAATCACTTCGGCGGACGCATGGTGTTCGATGGCAAAGGGTACCTGTACATCGCGCTTGGCGAGAATAACCAGCGCCCGACTGCCCAGGATCTGGATAAACACCAGGGCAAGCTGATTCGCCTGACCGATCAGGGAAAAGTGCCGGAGGATAACCCGTTTGTGAATCAGCCGGGGGCGAAGCCGGAAATCTGGGCTTACGGCATCCCGTAATCCGCAGGGTATGGCGATGAATCCGTGGAGCGGCGCGTTATGGCTTAATGAACACGGCCCGCGTGGCGGCGATGAAATCAATATCCCGGCGCGTGGTAAAAACTATGGCTGGCCGCTGGCGACCTGGGGCATCAACTACAGCGGGTTAAAAATTCCGGAGGCCAAAGGCGGCGAAGTAGCCGGCACCGAGCAGCCGATATTCTGGTGGAAACATTCACCGGCGGTCAGCGGAATGGCGTTCTATAACGCACAGACGTTCCCGCAATGGAAAAACAAATTGTTTATCGGCGCGCTGAAGGACAAGAACCTGATTGAAATGACGGTCAATGGCGATAGCGTGAAAGAAGATCGGCGGCTGCTGGACGATCGTAAACAGCGGATCCGCGATGTGCGCGTTGGGCCGGATGGCTATCTCTATGTGCTGACCGACGAATCCGACGGTCAGCTTTTGAAACTTTCGCCGAAAGCGAATTAGCTTACCGGGATCACCACGGTGTGGCGAAATGCTTGACGCTCGTTAAGCCGCTGATACCAGCGTTGCAAGGTTCGGGCGCGGCGTAAGCTGAATATCAATATTCCACAGGTTGTAGACGTAGGGCGCGACGGCGATATCCCCGGGGCCAAACTGTTCGCCCGACAGCCAGGGGTGATGGGCCAGCTCGGCGTCCAGCATCCCCATCAGCTTGTCGCACTGGGCGATGGCATCGTTAATCTGCGCCATATTGCGCTCCCTCCGGCGGCGTTCTCACCAGCCCGAACAGCACCACGCGATGCGGCGGTGGTAAGGTTGACGCCGCCCAGTCCATCCATTTTTCTCCCTGGGCGCGCACGGCGGGCTCATCAAACCAGATGCGGTTTTGCCCATACTGGGCGGCCAGATAACGCACAATGGTATTGGATTCCCACAGGGTGATGCCGGTTTCGTCATCCCGCAGGCAGGGGATCAACCCGTTGGGGTTCATCGCCAGATACTCCGGCTCGTGATTAAGACCAAATTTCCCGCCAGCGGGAATGGCGTGATAAGGCAGATCAAGCTCCTCAAGACACCACCGGACTTTTTTTACGTTTGGTGGAATTTTCTCTGCCCCAAACGGTAATCATGGTTAGCTCCTTTTTTAGCGCGATGAAACGATCATCATACTCTTCAGCGCGTATCCTGAGAGTGAAATAGCACTAACATTTCATCAACACGGCCTAAATAAGTGGCGCAACGGGGAGCGTTGCCCGGTTAAATCGCATAAACTTTAAAAACTTTACCAACATAGTGTTTCTTTACGGGAATGAGTGGGGGACACTCACCGCTCATTGCGATGTTTTTGATTTAACTTGTTTTGTTGAAAGGATACTCGGGTGGTACCTATGAACCAGAAAACGCGACTGACGATGATGCGTGTATGGGCTGCGGGCTCTGCGCTGTTACTGATTTCCTCCACGGCGGCGTATGCCGCAGAGCAGGTTCAAACACCCGACGCGCCGCCGGTTGATGCCAGGGCGTGGATCCTGATGGATTATGCCAGCGGCAAAGTGCTTGCCGAAGGCAATGCCGATGAGAAGCTCGACCCGGCAAGCCTGACCAAGCTCATGACCAGCTATGTCGTGGGGGCAGGCGCTGAAAGCGCAGAAAATCCATCTGACTGATATGGTGACGGTGGGGTAAAGACGCCTGGGCTACGGGCAACCGGCGTTGCGCGGGTCGTCGTTGATGTTCCTGAAACCGGGCGATCAGGTGTCGGTCGCCGATCTCAATAAAGGCGTGATTATCCAGTCGGGTAACGACGCCAGTATCGCCATTGCCGACTACGTTGGCCGGCAGTCAGGACGCCTTCGTCAGCCTGATGAACAGCTATGCGGCGAAACTTGGACTCACCAATACCACTTTTAAAACGGTGCATGGGCTCGATGCCCCGGGGCAATTCAGTACCGCCCGCGATATGGCGCTGCTCGGCAAGGCGCTGATCCCATGATGTGCCGGAAGAGTACGCCATCCATAAAGAAAAAGAGTTCACCTTTAATAAAATCCGCCAGCCGAACCGTAACCGCCTGTTGTGGAGCACCACCATGAACGTTGACGGCATGAAAACCGGCACCACCGCAGGCGCAGGATACAATCTGGTCGCATCGGCGACGCAGGGCGATATGCGCTTGATCTCCGTGGTGTTAGGTGCCAAAACCGGACGGGGTGCGCTTTCGCGAGTCAGAGAAATTGCTGACCTGGGGTTTTCGCTTTTATGAAACCGTCACGCCGATTAAGCCCGACGCGACCTTTGTGAATCAGCGCGTCTGGTTCGGCAATACGTCAGAAGTAAAACTGGGGCGCAGGCGAAGCGGGCTCTGTGACCATTCCGAAAGGCCAGCTCAAAAAATCTGAAAGCCTCCTATACGCTGACGGAACCGCAGCTGACCGCGCCGCTGAAAAAAGGCCAGGTGGTGGGCACCATTGATTTTCCAGCTTAACGGCAAGTCGATTGAACAACGTCCGTTGATCGTGATGGAAGCGGTGGAAGAGGGTGGATTCTTTAGCCGGATGTGGGATTTTGTCCTGATGAAACTTCACCAGTGGTTTGGCGGCTGGTTTTCCTGATTAACAGCTTCCCGCCTGCGGGCGGGAAGCCTGTGTTTGGTCTTACCACACCAGCGAGATTTTATTCTGCTGAGCGTACTGGATAAATTCTTCATCCGGACGGCTGTCGGTAATCAGCGTATCGAATGAGGTCAGCGGTCCCATACAGGCCGCGCGCACTTTCCCAAACTTACTGGCATCCGCCACCAGCACATGACGCTGGGCCATCTCTAATGCCCAGTGTTTCACCGGCAGTTCATCCAGGTTAAAACAGGTTGGCCCCGTGCCGGGGTATGAATGCCTGCCGCCGAAAAGAAGGCGATATCGGGGCACAGGTTGTTCAGGGTTTCGTGGAAATTTAACGGTTTAAAAATGGCGTTGCTGGCATGAAATTCACCGCCACACAGGATCACCCGGCACAGCGGTTTTTCCTGGAGCGCCAAAAAGGTATTCAGTGAGTAGCAGACGCCGGTAAAGGGAAGGTCGTCATCCAGCGCGTCGATAATCCAGGGCGTGGTGGTGCCAC includes:
- the rimO gene encoding radical SAM superfamily protein, with amino-acid sequence MSNVSHHQPKIGFVSLGCPKNLVDSERILTELRTEGYDVVPSYDNADMVIVNTCGFIDSAVQESLEAIGEALNENGKVIVTGCLGAKEDQIREVHPKVLEITGPHSYEQVLEHVHHYVPKPKHNPFLSLVPEQGVKLTPRHYAYLKISEGCNHRCTFCIIPSMRGDLVSRPIGEVLSEAKRLVDAGVKEILVISQDTSAYGVDVKHRMGFHNGEPVKTSMVGLCEQLAKLGIWTRLHYVYPYPHVDDVIPLMAEGKVLPYLDIPLQHASPRILKLMKRPGSVDRQLQRIKQWREICPELTLRSTFIVGFPGETEEDFQMLLDFLKEARLDRVGCFKYSPVEGAGANDLPDQIPEEVKEERWNRFMQLQQQISAERLQEKVGREILIIIDEVDEEGAIGRSMADAPEIDGAVYLNGDTSVKPGDIVRVKVENADEYDLWGSRV
- the bssR gene encoding biofilm formation regulatory protein BssR gives rise to the protein MSRATLKYELQQQLIVSRNSLSAYLKLRKAKGYMSVAESNHLRDSLFALCTTYRENYPRLKLVLHEDELAALHHGLDAASSAAVCLMTGCHDCPLYITVDAEKLEHAIDAMNLSLCQLTHHQVPAEA
- the yliI_1 gene encoding aldose sugar dehydrogenase; this translates as MKPRVSLIAALLVIGASAQAQDVNVEVLQSKLDHPWSLAFLPDNQGMLITLRGGQLQRWQPGKGLSDPVVGVPDVWVEGQGGLLDVVLAPDFDQSRRVWLSYAEVGKDGKAGTAVGYGRLSDDFKRLENFTVVFRQNPKTLHR
- the yliI_2 gene encoding aldose sugar dehydrogenase, with translation MVFDGKGYLYIALGENNQRPTAQDLDKHQGKLIRLTDQGKVPEDNPFVNQPGAKPEIWAYGIP
- the yliI_3 gene encoding PQQ-dependent aldose sugar dehydrogenase produces the protein MNPWSGALWLNEHGPRGGDEINIPARGKNYGWPLATWGINYSGLKIPEAKGGEVAGTEQPIFWWKHSPAVSGMAFYNAQTFPQWKNKLFIGALKDKNLIEMTVNGDSVKEDRRLLDDRKQRIRDVRVGPDGYLYVLTDESDGQLLKLSPKAN
- the yliJ_2 gene encoding glutathione S-transferase, with translation MAQINDAIAQCDKLMGMLDAELAHHPWLSGEQFGPGDIAVAPYVYNLWNIDIQLTPRPNLATLVSAA
- the yliJ_3 gene encoding glutathione S-transferase — encoded protein: MNPNGLIPCLRDDETGITLWESNTIVRYLAAQYGQNRIWFDEPAVRAQGEKWMDWAASTLPPPHRVVLFGLVRTPPEGAQYGAD
- the dacC_1 gene encoding D-alanyl-D-alanine carboxypeptidase, which codes for MVPMNQKTRLTMMRVWAAGSALLLISSTAAYAAEQVQTPDAPPVDARAWILMDYASGKVLAEGNADEKLDPASLTKLMTSYVVGAGAESAENPSD
- the dacC_2 gene encoding D-alanyl-D-alanine carboxypeptidase, producing MPEEYAIHKEKEFTFNKIRQPNRNRLLWSTTMNVDGMKTGTTAGAGYNLVASATQGDMRLISVVLGAKTGRGALSRVREIADLGFSLL
- the deoR_2 gene encoding DNA-binding transcriptional repressor DeoR, with product MKHWALEMAQRHVLVADASKFGKVRAACMGPLTSFDTLITDSRPDEEFIQYAQQNKISLVW